Proteins co-encoded in one Halococcoides cellulosivorans genomic window:
- a CDS encoding NADH-quinone oxidoreductase subunit N, which translates to MLVDLAPVLALGLTALALFAADSIHPVPDANDRRILYGVTIVGVGAAAVLAAARLVTGGGAETFFAGHIVVDELTLVLWTIVAGVATLVVLASIDVCANRKWAAEYLSLIVLATAGMALMAAARSFVVLVIALELTSLPSYVLVAFRKDDERSVEAGTKYFLVGALASALLIYGVTLLYGATGTLTFEGVAAAIDGASPGLLGIGIVLVIVGLAFKTASVPVHFWAPDAYDGAPTPVSALLSSASKAAGFVIAIRVFTTALPVEALVGVVDVTLLFAVLAVATMLVGNLAAATQSSVKRMLAYSSIGHAGYVLVALASLGASSLALGGGLLHLAVYGAMNTGAFLVVALVELRGRGREFDAFAGLGERAPVAAVAMSVFLLSLAGLPVGGGFLSKYLLFAGAIDAGLWWLAVVGLATSALSVYYYARVLRAMWFESSDAPGLDATPVALYLAIVIAAVLTVGLLVGGAGVLAPQIDAATAALSP; encoded by the coding sequence ATGCTCGTCGATCTCGCGCCGGTGCTCGCACTCGGTTTGACGGCACTCGCGCTCTTTGCCGCCGACAGTATCCACCCCGTTCCCGACGCGAACGATCGCCGCATCCTCTACGGCGTCACGATCGTCGGCGTCGGCGCGGCGGCGGTGCTGGCTGCCGCTCGCCTCGTCACTGGCGGCGGGGCCGAGACGTTCTTCGCGGGCCACATCGTCGTCGACGAGTTGACGCTCGTGCTCTGGACGATCGTCGCGGGCGTCGCGACGCTCGTCGTCCTCGCGAGCATCGACGTCTGTGCCAACCGCAAGTGGGCGGCGGAGTACCTCTCTTTGATCGTGCTCGCGACCGCGGGGATGGCGCTGATGGCGGCCGCGCGGAGTTTCGTCGTGCTCGTGATCGCGCTCGAACTGACGAGTCTGCCCTCGTACGTCCTCGTCGCGTTCCGCAAAGACGACGAGCGGTCGGTCGAGGCCGGGACGAAGTACTTCCTCGTGGGTGCGCTCGCGTCCGCCCTGCTGATCTACGGTGTCACGCTGCTCTACGGGGCGACCGGGACGCTCACCTTCGAGGGCGTCGCTGCGGCGATCGACGGCGCGTCGCCGGGCCTGCTCGGGATCGGTATCGTGCTCGTCATCGTTGGGCTCGCCTTTAAGACGGCGAGCGTGCCCGTCCACTTCTGGGCCCCCGACGCCTACGACGGCGCACCGACGCCGGTCTCGGCGCTCCTCTCGTCGGCGTCGAAGGCCGCCGGGTTCGTCATCGCGATCCGGGTGTTCACGACGGCACTGCCCGTCGAGGCACTCGTCGGCGTCGTCGACGTAACCCTATTGTTCGCGGTGCTCGCGGTCGCGACGATGCTCGTCGGCAACCTCGCGGCGGCGACCCAATCGTCGGTCAAGCGCATGCTCGCCTATTCGTCGATCGGACACGCGGGCTACGTGCTGGTCGCGCTGGCATCGCTCGGCGCGAGTTCGCTCGCGCTCGGCGGTGGCCTGCTCCATCTCGCGGTGTACGGCGCGATGAACACGGGCGCCTTCCTCGTCGTCGCGCTCGTCGAACTCCGCGGGCGGGGCCGGGAGTTCGACGCCTTCGCGGGCCTGGGCGAGCGCGCACCCGTCGCCGCCGTCGCGATGAGTGTGTTCCTGCTCAGTCTGGCGGGCCTGCCCGTCGGCGGGGGCTTCCTCTCGAAGTACCTTCTCTTCGCGGGCGCGATCGACGCCGGGCTGTGGTGGCTCGCGGTGGTCGGTCTCGCGACGAGTGCGCTCTCGGTGTACTACTACGCGCGCGTCCTACGCGCGATGTGGTTCGAATCCAGCGATGCGCCGGGCCTCGATGCGACGCCGGTCGCGCTGTATCTCGCGATCGTGATCGCAGCCGTCCTCACCGTCGGCCTGCTCGTCGGCGGGGCTGGCGTGCTCGCTCCGCAGATCGACGCCGCGACCGCCGCGCTCTCCCCCTGA
- a CDS encoding glycosyltransferase, protein MRVAVVARELNATPEGRARRRLATLVDSLASRGHSVAVVCHPWWAVDGESEADGSEPGASGQSASDDESPPEGASPARRVTVDGVRYFGVPRKRRWPFSLIRSLVGFDPDVIHTTARPAQTVAASVAGSLARSPLVVEYASPSAPTSRSDRLGLSEPAAVVTPSELVQTRVREQLRSDDHVRILPTSVDVDRIHAIDPVGEDDAVFAAPLDGSSGLDDLLLALAELRDRDFSVSVFGEGSRRAALEVQTRDLRIDGRVTFRGWPDAEDRIARYRGAHTFVQAARIEPFAEELLRALVAGCVGIVEYQADSSAHELIVHRDRHFRVTDPEEIADALLAAGDIDRQTASTEFDEYDHETVLERYLDLYRELGRRFGWL, encoded by the coding sequence ATGCGTGTCGCGGTCGTCGCACGGGAACTGAACGCGACCCCCGAGGGGCGGGCCCGGCGGCGACTCGCGACGCTGGTCGACTCGCTCGCGAGTCGTGGCCACAGCGTCGCCGTCGTCTGCCATCCCTGGTGGGCTGTCGACGGCGAGAGCGAGGCCGACGGGTCGGAGCCGGGAGCGTCGGGGCAGTCGGCCTCGGACGACGAATCGCCACCCGAGGGGGCGTCACCGGCCCGTCGGGTGACCGTCGACGGCGTCCGGTATTTCGGGGTGCCGCGGAAACGGCGGTGGCCCTTCTCGCTGATCAGGTCGCTCGTCGGCTTCGATCCGGACGTGATCCACACGACGGCACGGCCGGCCCAGACCGTCGCCGCGAGCGTCGCGGGCTCACTCGCACGCTCACCCCTGGTCGTCGAGTACGCCTCGCCGTCCGCGCCGACCAGCCGATCTGACCGCCTCGGACTGAGCGAACCCGCGGCGGTCGTCACCCCCTCGGAACTCGTCCAGACCCGTGTTCGCGAACAGCTCCGATCGGACGATCACGTCCGGATCCTCCCCACGAGCGTCGACGTGGACCGGATCCACGCGATCGACCCGGTCGGAGAGGACGACGCGGTCTTCGCCGCACCGCTCGACGGCAGTTCCGGACTCGACGACCTCTTGCTCGCGCTCGCGGAGTTGCGCGACCGGGATTTCTCAGTGTCAGTGTTCGGTGAGGGCTCGCGCCGGGCGGCCCTGGAGGTCCAGACGCGTGATCTCCGGATCGACGGTCGGGTCACTTTTCGGGGCTGGCCCGACGCCGAGGACCGCATCGCACGCTATCGCGGGGCGCACACGTTTGTCCAGGCCGCCCGGATCGAACCGTTCGCGGAGGAACTGCTCCGCGCGCTCGTCGCCGGCTGTGTCGGCATCGTCGAGTACCAGGCCGACTCCTCGGCTCACGAGTTGATCGTCCACCGGGACCGGCACTTCCGGGTGACCGATCCCGAAGAGATCGCGGATGCCCTCCTCGCGGCCGGCGACATCGACCGCCAGACCGCGAGTACGGAGTTCGACGAATACGACCACGAGACCGTCCTCGAACGGTATCTCGACCTGTATCGCGAGTTGGGTCGGCGCTTTGGCTGGCTCTAG
- a CDS encoding thiamine pyrophosphate-dependent enzyme codes for MSSELQEQDYTDEIDHEGELWNAGHRACAGCGPANAMKYITEAAGENTIIAQPTGCMEVVSTPYPESAWGVSYIHNIFENAASVASGIEAAYQAFDRRDPDHLDVADEDDLNIIAVGGDGATADIGFRALSGMMERGHDVTYIMYDNEAYMNTGVQRSSQTPYGAETTTSPHGEASVGNDTNKKDMASIAAAHGVDYVATASISNPHDFKQKIETALERDGPKFLHVYAPCPVGWGYDSSKTVELARLAVETGLFPVFEMEGGEITNIRKVSDRKPIEEFVKYQKRFSHLVGEDGDEEGLAELQAWIDGRAEDLGIDA; via the coding sequence ATGAGCTCCGAATTACAGGAACAGGACTACACCGACGAGATCGATCACGAGGGAGAACTGTGGAACGCCGGCCACCGCGCGTGTGCGGGGTGCGGTCCCGCGAACGCGATGAAGTACATCACGGAGGCCGCCGGCGAGAACACCATCATCGCCCAGCCGACCGGGTGTATGGAGGTCGTCTCGACGCCGTACCCCGAGAGCGCGTGGGGTGTCAGTTACATCCACAACATCTTCGAGAACGCCGCCTCGGTCGCCTCCGGCATCGAGGCCGCCTACCAGGCGTTCGATCGGCGCGACCCCGACCACCTCGACGTCGCAGACGAGGACGACCTCAATATCATCGCGGTCGGTGGCGACGGCGCGACCGCCGACATCGGCTTTCGGGCCCTCTCGGGGATGATGGAGCGGGGTCACGACGTGACCTACATCATGTACGACAACGAGGCGTACATGAACACGGGCGTCCAGCGGTCGAGTCAGACGCCCTACGGCGCGGAGACGACGACCTCGCCACACGGTGAGGCCTCGGTCGGCAACGACACCAACAAGAAAGACATGGCGTCGATCGCCGCCGCCCACGGCGTCGATTACGTCGCGACGGCGTCGATCTCGAACCCCCACGACTTCAAGCAGAAAATCGAGACCGCGCTCGAACGTGACGGGCCGAAGTTCCTCCACGTCTACGCGCCCTGTCCGGTCGGGTGGGGCTACGACTCCTCGAAGACGGTCGAACTCGCCCGCCTCGCGGTCGAAACCGGCCTGTTCCCCGTCTTCGAGATGGAGGGCGGCGAGATCACGAACATTCGGAAGGTCAGCGACCGCAAGCCGATCGAGGAGTTCGTCAAGTACCAGAAGCGATTCAGTCACCTCGTCGGCGAGGACGGAGACGAAGAGGGCCTTGCGGAGTTGCAGGCCTGGATCGACGGGCGTGCCGAAGACCTGGGCATCGACGCCTGA
- a CDS encoding NADPH-dependent FMN reductase, protein MTTILGIAGSRRSGSYTRQAVEHVIERAADRGVETRLVALREYDLPPFDPDRPDVGDAPALREALRGADAVCLGTPVYHGSYSSPLKTALDYSGFDEFEETTVGLCCVAGGRFPVTALDHLRTVCRSLDAWVLPHQVAVPRASSVFADGVPTDDEIEAMLTDLGTDLVEYAHIDRDPGTFESAENVGGD, encoded by the coding sequence ATGACGACGATACTCGGGATCGCCGGGAGTCGCCGGTCCGGGAGCTACACACGACAGGCCGTCGAGCACGTCATCGAGAGGGCCGCCGATCGGGGTGTCGAGACCCGCCTCGTCGCGCTTCGGGAGTACGATCTGCCGCCGTTCGATCCGGATCGACCGGACGTCGGTGACGCGCCGGCGCTCCGTGAGGCACTCCGTGGGGCCGATGCGGTCTGTCTCGGCACGCCCGTCTATCACGGCTCCTATTCCTCGCCGCTGAAGACCGCACTCGATTACAGCGGGTTCGACGAGTTCGAGGAGACGACCGTCGGGCTCTGTTGTGTCGCTGGCGGTCGATTCCCCGTCACCGCGCTCGATCACCTGCGAACGGTCTGTCGCTCGCTCGACGCCTGGGTGCTTCCCCACCAGGTCGCCGTCCCACGGGCGAGTTCGGTGTTCGCGGACGGCGTGCCGACCGACGACGAGATCGAAGCGATGCTCACCGATCTCGGGACCGACCTCGTCGAGTACGCTCACATCGATCGCGATCCGGGCACCTTCGAGAGTGCCGAGAACGTCGGCGGCGACTGA
- a CDS encoding pyruvate ferredoxin oxidoreductase, whose translation MATADSTPGEDTQVMKGTSAVAKGVAAIDPDVISAYPITPQTGVVEKLSEIVADGDIDSEFIKVDSEFNAASTCIGASAAGARAFSATSSQGLKLMSEPLFTAAGHRLPIVMAVANRSLSGPLSIWADHTDCFAERDGGMMQFHAEDVQEAIDHVLLSFKVAEQVNLPALSNFDGFILTHVQEPANIPTEAEVSEFLPPRDPAYTLDPSDPATMGAYARPEHWTEARYEVQAALEDARDVWTDAVEEFDDVFGRDYTEYDGMIDTYRADDAETVIVALGSICGTIRGVIDEMRADGELVGLVRPRVHRPFPAEQLRDALSGAHQVAVLTKENSQGFESALASEIKSALYHAEHQPPMKTYILGMAGRDVTSEDIKAIVADAETATDVMDFSESESWPQLREDIISGGI comes from the coding sequence ATGGCGACAGCAGACTCCACACCCGGCGAGGACACCCAGGTGATGAAAGGCACGTCGGCGGTCGCGAAAGGCGTCGCCGCGATCGACCCCGACGTGATCAGCGCCTACCCGATCACGCCCCAGACGGGCGTCGTCGAGAAGCTCTCCGAGATCGTCGCTGACGGCGACATCGACTCGGAGTTCATCAAAGTCGACAGCGAGTTCAACGCCGCTTCGACGTGTATCGGCGCGTCCGCCGCGGGCGCACGAGCGTTCTCGGCCACGTCGAGCCAGGGCCTGAAGCTGATGAGTGAACCGCTGTTCACGGCGGCGGGGCACCGCCTGCCGATCGTGATGGCGGTCGCCAACCGGTCGCTGTCGGGCCCGCTCTCGATCTGGGCCGACCACACCGACTGTTTCGCAGAGCGCGACGGCGGGATGATGCAGTTCCACGCCGAGGACGTCCAGGAAGCCATCGACCACGTCCTCTTGAGCTTCAAAGTCGCTGAACAGGTCAACCTGCCCGCGCTCTCGAATTTCGACGGGTTCATCCTGACTCACGTGCAGGAACCCGCCAACATCCCGACCGAGGCCGAAGTCAGTGAGTTCCTCCCGCCGCGGGACCCCGCCTACACGCTCGACCCGTCGGACCCGGCGACGATGGGGGCGTACGCCCGCCCCGAGCACTGGACCGAAGCGCGCTACGAGGTCCAGGCCGCCCTGGAGGACGCCCGCGACGTCTGGACCGACGCCGTCGAGGAGTTCGACGACGTCTTCGGCCGCGACTACACCGAGTACGACGGCATGATCGACACGTATCGCGCCGACGACGCCGAGACGGTCATCGTCGCGCTCGGCTCGATCTGTGGCACGATCCGTGGCGTCATCGACGAGATGCGCGCCGACGGTGAACTCGTCGGACTCGTCCGCCCGCGCGTCCACCGGCCGTTCCCCGCCGAGCAGTTGCGCGACGCCCTGTCGGGCGCTCACCAGGTCGCCGTGCTCACCAAAGAGAACTCCCAGGGCTTCGAGAGCGCGCTCGCCAGCGAGATCAAGAGCGCACTCTACCACGCCGAGCACCAGCCGCCGATGAAGACGTACATCCTCGGCATGGCCGGTCGGGACGTGACCAGCGAGGACATCAAAGCGATCGTCGCGGACGCCGAGACCGCCACCGACGTGATGGACTTCTCGGAGAGCGAATCCTGGCCGCAACTGCGTGAAGACATCATCAGCGGAGGGATCTGA
- a CDS encoding complex I subunit 4 family protein has product MILEALIAIALLGGLATFLAPDEYAGRLAAAISLLPLGGSLYAWRTFDGTGNALLGGQMAFETDVAWFELGGYAIDWHVGVDGISLPLVVLATFLTTAAIASAWSTIDERESQFYGLVLVLEAAMIGVFVAMDFIIWFVFWEGVLVPMYILIGVWGGDNRRYAAIKFLIYTNVASLVAFVGVLALFVGLPEATFGLPELADGLRSGALEGYAGIDAATLTLLAFVATFAGFAVKVPLVPVHTWLPDAHVEAPTPASVLLAGVLLKMGTYALLRFNVTMMPETMARLAVPIAILAVVSVLYGALLALAQNDLKRIVAYSSISSMGYVLLGLVALSLYGLGGATFQMVSHGLISGALFMIVGVIYHRTHTRDVETLSGLADRMPLTAAAFVAAAFAYMGLPLMSGFAAELFVFIGGMQSAVVPLAPLVTAVAMFGIVVVAGYLLWAMQRTLFGPAGSGYPVDRASARELVPIGIVLAAVIALGVAPDLFWPTIQRASAPVLQDLGEVATVLGGGL; this is encoded by the coding sequence ATGATTCTCGAAGCACTGATCGCGATCGCACTGCTCGGTGGCCTGGCCACTTTCCTCGCGCCCGACGAGTACGCGGGCCGTCTCGCGGCGGCGATCAGCCTGCTCCCGCTGGGTGGGTCGCTGTACGCCTGGCGGACGTTCGACGGGACGGGCAACGCCCTGCTCGGCGGGCAGATGGCCTTCGAGACCGACGTTGCGTGGTTCGAACTCGGGGGGTACGCGATCGACTGGCACGTCGGCGTCGACGGGATATCGCTGCCGCTGGTCGTGCTCGCAACGTTTCTCACGACCGCCGCCATCGCGAGTGCGTGGTCGACGATCGACGAGCGCGAATCGCAGTTCTACGGCCTCGTCCTGGTGCTCGAAGCCGCGATGATCGGCGTGTTCGTCGCGATGGACTTCATCATCTGGTTCGTCTTCTGGGAGGGCGTCCTCGTCCCGATGTACATCCTCATCGGGGTCTGGGGCGGCGACAATCGCCGGTACGCCGCGATCAAGTTCCTGATCTACACGAACGTCGCGAGTCTGGTCGCCTTCGTCGGCGTACTCGCACTGTTCGTCGGCCTGCCCGAGGCGACGTTCGGACTCCCCGAACTCGCTGATGGCCTGCGATCGGGGGCGCTCGAAGGCTACGCCGGGATCGACGCCGCGACGCTGACGCTGCTCGCCTTCGTCGCGACGTTCGCGGGCTTCGCGGTGAAGGTGCCGCTCGTGCCCGTCCACACCTGGCTGCCCGACGCCCACGTCGAGGCCCCCACGCCCGCGTCGGTGCTGCTCGCGGGCGTCCTCCTGAAGATGGGGACGTACGCACTCCTCCGTTTCAACGTGACCATGATGCCCGAGACGATGGCTCGACTCGCCGTTCCGATCGCGATCCTCGCGGTCGTGAGCGTCCTCTACGGCGCGTTGCTCGCGCTTGCACAGAACGATCTCAAACGCATCGTCGCGTACTCCTCGATCTCGTCGATGGGGTACGTCCTGCTCGGACTCGTCGCGCTCAGCCTCTACGGCCTGGGCGGGGCGACCTTCCAGATGGTCAGTCACGGGCTGATCTCCGGGGCCCTGTTCATGATCGTCGGTGTGATCTACCACCGCACGCACACCCGGGACGTCGAGACGCTGTCGGGGCTGGCCGACCGGATGCCGCTCACGGCGGCGGCGTTCGTCGCCGCGGCGTTCGCCTACATGGGCCTGCCGCTGATGAGCGGGTTCGCCGCCGAACTGTTCGTGTTCATCGGCGGGATGCAGTCGGCGGTCGTCCCTCTCGCGCCGCTCGTGACGGCGGTCGCGATGTTCGGCATCGTCGTCGTCGCGGGCTACCTGCTCTGGGCGATGCAGCGCACCCTGTTCGGCCCGGCGGGATCGGGCTATCCCGTCGACCGCGCGAGTGCGCGCGAACTCGTCCCGATCGGGATCGTCCTCGCGGCCGTGATCGCACTCGGCGTCGCGCCCGACCTGTTCTGGCCGACGATCCAGCGCGCGAGCGCACCCGTCCTCCAGGATCTCGGTGAGGTCGCGACCGTCCTGGGAGGTGGGCTGTAA
- the nuoL gene encoding NADH-quinone oxidoreductase subunit L: protein MAVTTAAAGVIAAPLIAFVAVLLVGRWLPKRGASIGILGTATSLALAVWIALQVAGGIDPEVANSVVYTFATGVEGAPTLEFGLLIDPLSALVGVIVALIATLVLVFSLGYMNDEGETGLPRYYAELSLFTFSMLAFVYASNLLMAFVFFELVGLCSYLLIGFWFREPGPASAAKKAFLVTRFGDYFFLIGTVAVIVMFGTTRFAGPESLPAAAADAIDAGTQFAGLGPQTAITVVALLILGGAIGKSAQFPLHTWLPDAMEGPTPVSALIHAATMVAAGVYLIARLYGFYALSPTALAVVALVGGVTALFAASMGVVAQELKQVLAYSTISQYGYMMLALGAGGYVAGVFHLTTHAMFKALLFLGAGAVIVATHHEENMWELGGLRSKLPWTYASFLAGSLALAGIVPFAGFWSKDEVLYEALDHGLSDPVLLVAYALGLLAVPVTGFYTFRMVRLTFHGESRSDHARDAHAVGWSMRIPMAVLAVGALAAGWINMAPLEEVGVHATFLHDWLDRSLAVGLSTDAAHYGDLLGAAGYEAAHLSPILPALVSLTLALVGAGSAWWLYREPREHTDRLGPLKRLLAHNYYQDEYQVWLARGLVAPTAAVLDRFDRSGIDGSVDGTSTVTLAAADRASRLQSGIVTHYLTIITVAVALLIVAVGLLGGWLQ, encoded by the coding sequence ATGGCGGTGACGACTGCCGCTGCGGGCGTCATCGCCGCGCCACTGATCGCCTTCGTCGCCGTCCTCCTCGTGGGCCGGTGGCTGCCGAAACGCGGCGCGTCGATCGGAATCCTCGGCACGGCGACGTCGCTCGCACTCGCGGTCTGGATCGCGCTGCAGGTCGCCGGCGGGATCGACCCCGAGGTCGCCAACAGCGTCGTCTACACGTTCGCGACTGGCGTCGAGGGCGCGCCGACACTCGAATTCGGCCTCCTGATCGATCCGCTGTCGGCGCTGGTCGGCGTCATCGTCGCGCTGATCGCGACGCTCGTGCTGGTCTTCTCGCTCGGATATATGAACGACGAGGGCGAGACCGGCCTCCCGCGATACTACGCCGAACTCTCACTGTTTACGTTCAGTATGCTCGCGTTCGTCTACGCGAGCAATCTTTTGATGGCGTTCGTGTTCTTCGAACTCGTCGGCCTCTGTTCGTACCTCCTCATTGGCTTCTGGTTCCGCGAACCCGGGCCCGCCAGCGCGGCGAAGAAGGCCTTTCTCGTGACGCGGTTCGGGGACTATTTCTTCCTGATCGGCACCGTCGCGGTGATCGTCATGTTCGGGACGACCCGCTTCGCGGGGCCGGAGAGCCTTCCGGCGGCCGCCGCCGACGCCATCGACGCTGGGACGCAATTCGCGGGGCTCGGCCCGCAGACGGCGATCACGGTCGTCGCACTGCTGATTCTAGGCGGCGCGATCGGGAAGTCCGCACAGTTTCCCCTCCATACGTGGCTGCCCGACGCGATGGAGGGCCCCACGCCGGTCTCGGCGCTGATCCACGCCGCGACGATGGTCGCCGCGGGTGTCTATCTGATCGCTCGGCTGTACGGATTCTACGCGCTCTCCCCGACCGCACTCGCGGTCGTCGCGCTCGTCGGCGGGGTCACGGCGCTGTTCGCAGCGTCGATGGGCGTCGTCGCCCAGGAACTCAAGCAGGTGCTCGCGTACTCGACGATCAGCCAGTACGGCTATATGATGCTCGCGCTCGGTGCGGGCGGCTACGTCGCTGGCGTGTTCCATTTGACGACGCACGCGATGTTCAAGGCCCTGCTCTTCCTGGGCGCTGGCGCGGTGATCGTCGCGACCCACCACGAGGAGAACATGTGGGAACTCGGTGGGCTGCGATCGAAACTGCCCTGGACGTACGCATCCTTCCTCGCGGGGTCGCTCGCGCTCGCGGGCATCGTGCCGTTCGCGGGCTTCTGGTCGAAAGACGAGGTGCTCTACGAGGCGCTCGATCACGGGTTGTCGGATCCAGTGCTGCTCGTCGCGTACGCGCTCGGCTTGCTCGCGGTCCCGGTCACGGGCTTCTATACGTTCCGGATGGTCCGGCTGACTTTCCACGGCGAATCGCGGTCCGACCACGCGCGTGACGCCCACGCCGTCGGCTGGTCGATGCGGATCCCGATGGCGGTGCTCGCCGTCGGCGCGCTCGCGGCCGGGTGGATCAACATGGCACCCTTAGAGGAGGTCGGCGTCCACGCGACCTTCCTTCACGACTGGCTGGACCGCTCGCTCGCGGTCGGCCTCTCGACGGACGCCGCCCACTACGGCGACCTGCTCGGCGCGGCGGGCTACGAAGCCGCGCACCTCTCACCGATTCTCCCGGCGCTCGTCTCGCTGACGCTCGCGCTCGTCGGCGCGGGCAGCGCGTGGTGGCTCTATCGGGAGCCTCGCGAGCACACCGACCGGCTCGGCCCGCTCAAGCGCCTGCTCGCGCACAACTACTACCAGGACGAGTACCAGGTCTGGCTGGCGCGGGGCCTGGTCGCGCCGACCGCCGCGGTGCTCGATCGGTTCGACCGGTCGGGGATCGACGGGTCGGTCGACGGCACGAGTACCGTGACGCTGGCCGCCGCCGACCGCGCGAGTCGCCTGCAGTCGGGGATCGTCACCCACTACCTGACGATCATCACGGTGGCGGTCGCCCTTCTCATCGTCGCCGTCGGCCTGCTCGGGGGGTGGCTCCAATGA
- the nuoK gene encoding NADH-quinone oxidoreductase subunit NuoK — translation MVPIEYYLVVSAALFCIGLFGVLARRNALRFLMSVELLLNAGALNLVAFSHHWGNLTGQTFALFIMALAAAEVAVGIGIVLVLNRTLGTIDVTVPRGLEG, via the coding sequence ATGGTCCCGATCGAGTACTATCTCGTGGTCTCGGCCGCCCTGTTCTGTATCGGCCTGTTCGGCGTGCTCGCCCGCCGGAACGCGCTCCGATTCCTGATGTCGGTCGAACTCCTCCTCAACGCGGGCGCGCTCAACCTCGTCGCGTTCTCCCACCACTGGGGAAATCTGACGGGCCAAACGTTCGCCCTGTTTATCATGGCGCTGGCCGCCGCCGAAGTCGCGGTCGGTATCGGCATCGTCCTCGTGCTCAACCGGACGCTCGGGACGATCGACGTCACCGTTCCGCGGGGGCTGGAGGGGTAA
- a CDS encoding 4Fe-4S binding protein produces MSSDPYENLSISTGAVAQPNTSLVNKTGSWRQFRPVIDADACIGCGQCDTYCPDQAAKQVDDQLYGIDLDYCKGCGICAEECPTDAIEMIREDS; encoded by the coding sequence ATGAGTTCAGATCCATACGAGAATCTCTCGATTTCGACCGGTGCCGTCGCACAGCCCAACACCTCACTGGTGAACAAGACCGGATCCTGGCGGCAGTTCCGTCCGGTCATCGACGCCGACGCCTGCATCGGCTGTGGACAGTGTGATACGTACTGTCCGGACCAGGCCGCCAAACAGGTCGACGATCAGCTGTACGGCATCGACCTGGACTACTGCAAGGGCTGTGGCATCTGTGCCGAGGAGTGCCCGACCGACGCCATCGAGATGATCCGGGAGGACAGCTGA
- a CDS encoding twin-arginine translocation signal domain-containing protein, translated as MTDFERTSTAGESRTPRSRRQFLKGGLATGAGALALGSASLASGARIEEHCDQQGTLEEEEVEWSINDSFKMLDNEWSLPSAAQCIWIEDDGTYGWDWDAESGDSVGDWDINYPEVYCGTRPWGNDSGADAFPIRQQDVEELWIEVDVDISASGGEWDFVEEWWLAEEDPTENAETHTHEIMLYLDWGGGHGHSGVERGNVWTDQFGNTVDHWTTYPSGGTGATFHIFKVQGGPRNGKFDLKPIVDYCTNDLGVDPSLFITGIELGNEYWPYSSGETHFQQFDVTINGQTYESGAGQVETTTTPDPTTTTQDGPSWPDGATDPDGDDLYEDLSGDGTLNFPDVNRLFQNTDQSVTQDNSQYYDFDGDDDLDSQDVLALFERV; from the coding sequence ATGACAGATTTCGAGCGCACATCGACGGCGGGGGAATCGAGAACGCCACGGTCGCGACGGCAGTTCCTGAAAGGCGGGCTTGCGACCGGGGCCGGGGCACTCGCACTGGGGAGTGCGTCGCTGGCTTCGGGAGCGCGAATCGAAGAACACTGCGACCAGCAGGGGACCCTGGAGGAAGAAGAGGTCGAGTGGTCGATCAACGACTCGTTCAAGATGCTCGACAACGAGTGGTCGCTGCCGTCGGCGGCCCAGTGCATCTGGATCGAAGACGACGGGACGTACGGGTGGGACTGGGACGCCGAGTCGGGCGACTCCGTCGGTGACTGGGACATCAACTATCCGGAGGTGTACTGTGGCACCCGCCCCTGGGGGAACGATTCGGGAGCGGATGCGTTCCCGATTCGCCAGCAAGACGTCGAGGAACTCTGGATCGAGGTCGACGTCGACATCTCGGCGAGCGGTGGCGAGTGGGACTTCGTCGAGGAGTGGTGGCTCGCGGAAGAGGATCCGACGGAGAACGCCGAGACCCACACCCACGAGATCATGCTGTATCTCGACTGGGGCGGTGGCCACGGCCACTCCGGCGTCGAGCGCGGGAACGTCTGGACCGACCAGTTCGGCAACACCGTCGACCACTGGACGACCTACCCCTCCGGGGGAACCGGGGCGACCTTCCACATCTTCAAAGTCCAGGGCGGGCCCCGGAACGGGAAGTTCGATCTGAAGCCGATCGTCGACTACTGTACGAACGACCTCGGGGTCGACCCGTCGCTGTTCATCACGGGGATCGAACTGGGCAACGAGTACTGGCCGTACTCCAGTGGCGAGACTCACTTCCAGCAGTTCGACGTGACGATCAACGGCCAGACCTACGAGAGCGGGGCGGGACAGGTCGAAACGACCACGACGCCGGACCCGACCACCACGACCCAGGACGGCCCGAGTTGGCCCGACGGGGCGACCGACCCCGACGGCGACGACCTGTACGAAGACCTCTCGGGTGACGGAACGCTGAACTTCCCCGACGTGAACCGCCTGTTCCAGAACACCGATCAGTCGGTCACCCAGGACAACAGCCAGTACTACGACTTCGACGGCGACGACGACCTCGACTCCCAGGACGTGCTCGCGCTGTTCGAACGGGTCTGA